A stretch of Bradyrhizobium sp. CCBAU 53338 DNA encodes these proteins:
- a CDS encoding methyl-accepting chemotaxis protein — MLSLIQNLRIGTKLAVASAFGILLVIALNASQFIGNGNVRRASEAAVAQQQLAREAVEAKLAARSMQLAVRDIRLANNPGELQNAGDALIERSKTFARVVEQMLKLSRAPENRARIERLSGLGANYVKGAKQVASVRGEALALTGPDAAARVAKFAEDAARLAREGTLPIAAELDQLTGQVADFAKHRSEEEVAGALQAMTSGEEIGLMVGICAVIILIGSWLMSFLSIARPIRALTIAMDKLAGGDFSVVLPGLGRKDEVGGVAAAVEKFKIVSEQKARDEAEAKIRQDQAAAAQRKAEMHKLADSFESAIGEIVETVSSAATELEASASTLTSTAERGQGLATVVAAASEEASANVQSVASATEELSSSINEISRQVQQSARVANEAVGQARVTTERMSELSMAATRIGDVVELINTIAGQTNLLALNATIEAARAGEAGRGFAVVASEVKALAEQTAKATGEIGQQITGIQAATEQSVGAIKEISDTIEKLSEISSTIAAAVEEQGAATQEISRNVQQAAEGTHQVSSNITDVQRGASETGSASSQVLSAAQMLSGDSNRLKVEVSKFLGTVRAA, encoded by the coding sequence ATGTTGAGCCTCATTCAGAATTTGCGGATCGGGACCAAGCTGGCTGTTGCGTCGGCGTTCGGCATTCTCCTGGTCATCGCGTTGAACGCGAGCCAGTTCATCGGCAACGGCAACGTGCGCCGGGCTAGCGAGGCCGCGGTCGCGCAGCAGCAGCTTGCACGCGAGGCGGTCGAAGCCAAGCTTGCGGCGCGCAGCATGCAACTCGCCGTCCGCGACATCAGGCTCGCGAACAATCCAGGCGAGTTGCAAAATGCGGGTGACGCGCTCATCGAACGTTCCAAGACCTTTGCGCGGGTCGTCGAACAGATGCTGAAGCTGTCGCGGGCGCCGGAAAACCGGGCGCGTATCGAAAGGCTCAGCGGTCTCGGCGCGAACTACGTCAAGGGAGCGAAGCAAGTCGCATCGGTCCGCGGCGAGGCGCTCGCCCTCACCGGGCCGGATGCAGCTGCGCGTGTCGCCAAGTTTGCCGAAGACGCAGCGCGTCTTGCCCGCGAAGGCACACTACCAATCGCGGCCGAACTGGATCAGTTGACCGGTCAGGTTGCCGATTTCGCCAAACACAGGAGCGAGGAGGAAGTCGCCGGTGCGTTGCAGGCGATGACCTCGGGCGAGGAGATCGGGCTGATGGTCGGCATCTGCGCCGTGATCATCCTGATCGGCTCTTGGCTGATGTCCTTCCTGTCCATCGCGCGGCCGATCCGCGCGCTTACGATCGCCATGGACAAGCTCGCCGGCGGCGACTTTTCCGTCGTGCTGCCGGGTCTTGGCCGCAAGGACGAGGTCGGCGGCGTCGCTGCGGCTGTCGAGAAGTTCAAGATCGTCTCCGAACAGAAGGCCCGCGACGAAGCCGAGGCCAAGATCAGGCAGGATCAGGCGGCCGCGGCGCAGCGCAAGGCCGAGATGCACAAGCTTGCCGACAGCTTCGAATCCGCGATCGGCGAGATCGTCGAGACCGTATCCTCCGCCGCAACCGAGCTCGAGGCTTCGGCCTCGACATTGACCTCGACAGCCGAGCGCGGGCAGGGGCTAGCCACCGTGGTCGCAGCGGCCTCCGAGGAAGCTTCCGCCAACGTCCAGTCGGTGGCATCGGCAACGGAGGAACTCTCGTCATCGATCAACGAGATCAGCCGGCAGGTCCAGCAGTCCGCGCGTGTTGCCAACGAGGCGGTCGGCCAGGCGCGCGTCACGACCGAGCGGATGAGCGAACTGTCGATGGCGGCAACGCGGATCGGCGACGTGGTCGAACTGATCAACACGATTGCGGGCCAGACCAATCTGCTGGCGCTCAACGCCACGATCGAGGCGGCGCGCGCGGGTGAAGCCGGCCGCGGCTTTGCGGTCGTCGCCTCGGAGGTCAAGGCGCTCGCCGAGCAGACGGCGAAAGCGACCGGCGAGATCGGTCAGCAGATTACCGGCATCCAGGCCGCGACCGAGCAATCGGTCGGCGCCATCAAGGAGATCAGCGACACCATCGAAAAATTGTCCGAGATCTCCTCGACCATCGCGGCCGCCGTCGAGGAGCAGGGCGCGGCTACGCAGGAGATCTCCCGCAACGTGCAGCAGGCGGCGGAGGGCACTCATCAGGTGTCGTCCAACATCACCGACGTGCAGCGCGGGGCGAGCGAGACCGGCTCGGCATCCTCGCAAGTGCTGTCGGCGGCCCAGATGCTGTCCGGCGACAGCAATCGCCTCAAGGTCGAGGTCAGCAAGTTCCTGGGCACCGTTCGCGCGGCCTGA
- a CDS encoding MDR family oxidoreductase encodes MATFKAIRIDKADKGTTAALTQFDEAELMDGDVTVRVEWSTLNYKDGLALTGKAPVVRRFPMIAGIDFAGTVEASSHPQWKAGDTVVCTGWGMGETHLGAYAEKARVKGDWLVALPQGLSARDAMAIGTAGFTAMLSVLALEKHGLSPKSGPVVVTGAAGGVGSVATAVLSKLGYHVIASTGRASEADYLKSLGAAEVIDRNELSGPAKPLAKERWAGGVDSVGSTTLANLLSMTKYGGAIAACGLAAGMDLPTSVAPFILRGVCLLGIDSVMCPLPPRKAAWQRLASDLDRSKLSEITTEISLGEVSEWGAKILAGQVRGRIVVKIV; translated from the coding sequence GTGGCCACATTCAAGGCGATCAGGATCGACAAGGCGGACAAGGGCACCACCGCCGCGCTCACACAGTTCGACGAGGCCGAACTGATGGATGGCGACGTGACAGTCCGCGTCGAATGGTCGACGCTGAACTACAAGGACGGCCTCGCGCTGACGGGCAAGGCGCCGGTGGTGCGCCGCTTCCCGATGATCGCCGGCATCGATTTCGCCGGTACGGTCGAAGCCTCGTCGCACCCGCAGTGGAAGGCGGGCGACACGGTCGTCTGTACCGGCTGGGGCATGGGCGAGACCCATCTCGGCGCCTATGCCGAGAAGGCGCGGGTGAAGGGCGACTGGCTGGTGGCCCTGCCGCAGGGCCTGTCGGCGCGCGATGCCATGGCGATCGGTACTGCCGGCTTCACGGCAATGCTGTCCGTGCTGGCGCTGGAGAAGCATGGCCTGTCGCCGAAGAGTGGCCCCGTGGTGGTCACGGGCGCCGCCGGCGGTGTCGGCTCGGTTGCGACAGCCGTATTGTCGAAGCTCGGCTATCACGTCATCGCCTCGACGGGCAGGGCTTCCGAGGCCGATTACCTGAAGAGCCTGGGGGCCGCCGAGGTGATCGACCGCAATGAATTGTCGGGCCCGGCAAAACCGCTCGCCAAGGAGCGCTGGGCGGGCGGCGTCGACAGCGTCGGCTCGACCACGCTCGCGAATCTCCTCTCGATGACCAAGTATGGTGGCGCCATCGCCGCTTGCGGTCTCGCGGCCGGCATGGACCTGCCGACTTCTGTCGCACCCTTCATTTTGCGCGGGGTGTGCCTTCTCGGCATCGATTCCGTGATGTGCCCGCTTCCGCCGCGAAAAGCCGCCTGGCAGCGCCTCGCCTCCGATCTCGATCGGTCGAAACTATCTGAAATTACTACGGAAATTTCGCTTGGCGAAGTCTCGGAATGGGGTGCGAAAATCCTGGCCGGCCAGGTCCGCGGCCGCATCGTGGTAAAAATCGTCTAA
- a CDS encoding methyl-accepting chemotaxis protein, with translation MSGLSIRLTHRVMAIGLFGLVGLVAFGAIYEIGSLSQDASRDVANRARAIADLSKQLSIEMLEARRNEKNFQQRRNESYAKAHAELIGPINRDFGEIERLMSGGGTVALSDKTKQAQEGFKRYTADFNALVAAETRLGLNETLGLSGSLRAAVDDIEAKLKEVDDPRSTSWLLTMRRHEMDFMLRRDPKYLAEVKKDAAEFSNAIEVVAVPTAVMNDITAKLQKYLSEFAAWADTAQQSAALDASMMKTFRELAPVMVEVRTSVDAMYRHADAAEAATRDAVRFWMVIAFLVTVVVLAAISFLLGRSISKALSGMVDAMTRLARGELTIAVPGVGRRDEIGQMAGAVEVFRSNMTEAERLRAGQAEADTRRRAQRKADMKRLADDFEGAVGEIVETVSSAANELEASSNTLTLAAERSKGLATSVASASEETSANVQSVSSASEEMTSSISEIGRQVQESARVADVAVEQAQRTNARVGELTKAAGRIGDVVDLISTIAGQTNLLALNATIEAARAGEAGRGFAVVASEVKALAEQTAKATGEISQHIGAIQTATQDSVGAIKEIGDTIARMSEISSTIAAAVEEQGAATQEISRNIQHAAHGTSEVSANIGEVQRGAGETGAASAQVHSSAQSLSRESNRLKSEVARFLESVRAA, from the coding sequence ATGAGCGGCCTTTCCATCCGCCTGACCCACAGGGTGATGGCGATCGGGCTTTTCGGTCTCGTCGGTTTGGTCGCCTTCGGCGCGATCTATGAGATCGGCAGTCTTTCCCAGGACGCCTCCCGCGACGTTGCCAACCGCGCCCGCGCGATCGCCGACCTCAGCAAGCAGCTCTCGATCGAGATGCTGGAGGCACGCCGCAACGAAAAGAATTTTCAGCAACGCCGCAACGAGAGCTATGCCAAGGCCCATGCCGAGCTGATCGGCCCGATCAATCGCGATTTCGGCGAGATCGAACGGCTGATGTCGGGCGGGGGCACGGTCGCCCTGTCTGACAAGACGAAGCAGGCCCAGGAGGGCTTCAAGCGTTACACCGCGGATTTCAACGCGCTGGTCGCCGCCGAAACCCGGCTCGGCCTGAACGAGACGCTCGGCCTGTCCGGCTCGCTGCGTGCCGCAGTGGACGACATCGAGGCGAAGCTGAAGGAAGTCGACGATCCCAGGTCGACGAGTTGGCTGCTGACGATGCGCCGGCACGAAATGGACTTCATGCTGCGGCGCGACCCCAAATATCTCGCCGAGGTGAAGAAGGACGCGGCTGAATTCTCCAATGCGATCGAGGTCGTCGCCGTCCCGACGGCGGTGATGAACGACATCACGGCCAAGCTCCAGAAATACCTGTCCGAATTCGCGGCCTGGGCTGACACTGCACAACAAAGCGCGGCTCTCGACGCCTCGATGATGAAGACCTTTCGCGAGCTCGCGCCGGTGATGGTCGAGGTGCGAACCAGCGTCGATGCCATGTACAGGCACGCCGACGCGGCCGAAGCTGCGACCCGCGACGCCGTCAGGTTCTGGATGGTGATCGCCTTTCTCGTCACTGTCGTTGTGCTTGCGGCGATCAGCTTTTTGCTCGGACGCTCGATCTCGAAGGCCCTGTCCGGCATGGTCGATGCGATGACGCGACTTGCGCGCGGCGAGCTCACGATTGCCGTTCCCGGCGTCGGACGGAGGGACGAGATCGGCCAGATGGCCGGCGCGGTCGAGGTGTTCCGGTCCAACATGACGGAGGCGGAGCGGCTGCGCGCCGGGCAGGCGGAAGCCGACACGCGGCGACGTGCGCAGCGCAAGGCGGATATGAAGCGGCTCGCTGATGATTTCGAGGGGGCGGTCGGCGAGATCGTCGAGACCGTCTCATCGGCGGCAAACGAGCTCGAGGCCTCCTCCAACACGCTGACCCTTGCGGCCGAGCGCTCCAAAGGGCTCGCCACCTCCGTTGCGTCGGCTTCGGAGGAGACCTCCGCCAACGTGCAGTCGGTATCGTCGGCGAGCGAGGAGATGACGTCGTCGATCTCCGAGATCGGTCGTCAGGTGCAGGAATCGGCCCGCGTCGCCGACGTCGCGGTCGAGCAGGCGCAGCGCACCAATGCACGCGTCGGCGAGTTGACAAAGGCAGCGGGTCGCATCGGCGACGTCGTCGATCTCATCAGCACCATCGCCGGCCAGACCAATCTCCTGGCGCTCAACGCGACGATCGAAGCCGCGCGTGCCGGTGAGGCCGGCAGGGGCTTCGCCGTGGTGGCGAGCGAAGTGAAGGCGCTGGCCGAGCAGACTGCGAAGGCGACCGGCGAGATCAGCCAGCACATCGGCGCGATCCAGACCGCGACGCAGGACTCCGTCGGCGCGATCAAGGAGATCGGCGACACCATCGCGCGGATGTCGGAGATATCCTCGACCATCGCCGCCGCGGTCGAGGAGCAGGGAGCCGCCACGCAGGAGATCTCCCGCAACATCCAGCACGCCGCGCACGGCACTTCGGAAGTTTCCGCCAATATCGGCGAGGTTCAGCGCGGCGCGGGCGAGACCGGGGCTGCCTCGGCGCAGGTGCATTCGTCCGCGCAGTCGCTGTCACGGGAGAGCAACCGTCTGAAGAGCGAGGTCGCGCGCTTCCTGGAGTCCGTGCGGGCAGCCTGA